The DNA region GCACCGCGCTCGGCGGCGTCGTCTACGGCCTCTGCTACATGCTGGTGCAGACCTATCTCAGTTCCTGGGCCGACCTCTTGCCCTATGTGTTGTTGATCGTGATCCTGTTGCTGCGCCCGAGCGGTCTGCTCGGAAGGCGGGTGCGCGTTGCATAACGCCTCGAAGCACCTGCTGTTCATCCTGGCGCCGCTGGTGGTGGTGTTCGCACTGTTGCCCGGCGTCTATCAAAACCATCTGCTGCTGTTCAACTTCGTGATCTTCCTGATCCTCGCGCAGGGCGTGAACATCATCTATGGATTCACCGGCTATCTGCCGTTCGGCTATGTCGGCTTCTTCGGGGCCGGCGCCTATGGCTTTGCCATCATGGTGATGCATCTGCAGACGCCGGCGCCATTGGCCGTGCTGGTCGGCGGCGTCGTCGCGGTTGCGCTCGGCCTGTTGCTGACGCCGCTGCTACGGCTGTCGGGCGCGTATTTTGCGATCGCCAACCTCGCGGCCTCGCTTGCGGTGCTGCACTTCGTCGCCAACCCGGCGCTGGAGGGGATCACCAAGGGCCCGTACGGCGTGTCGCTAACCGGCACGTTCAACCCGACCCATGCCTATTATGCAGCCGTCGTCGTCATGGCGCTGACGGTCGGCGCGGTGATCTATCTCAAGAACTCGCCATTCGGCCTGGCGCTGCAGGCCGTGCGCGAGGATGCGGTGTCGGCCTCGATGGCCGGCGTCAACATCATCAAGATGCGGGTGATTGCCTGGCTCGCCTCGGCGCTGGTTGCAGGTCTCGCCGGCGGCATCTACGCCTGGTACGTCTCGGTGTTCTATCCGGACAACGTGTTCTCCGGCGAGTTCAGCATCTTCGCGATCGTGTTCGCGCTGTTCGGCGGGGTCGCCACCATCACCGGACCGATCGTCGGCGTGCTGATCCTCTACGGCATCTACAATCTGATCGGCTTCACCACGCCGCAATATTTCCAGCTGATCTACGGCCTCCTGATCATGGGACTGGTGCTGTTCCTGCCCGCAGGGCTGGTGTCGCTGGCAACGCGCAGGGGGTGGCATGTCCCCTGAGCAAAACTCCATCCTCAAGGTCTCCAAGCTGGTCAAGCGCTTCGGCGGCTTCCACGCGCTCGATGGCCTGAGCTTTCATGTGGTGCCCGGCGAGATCCTCGGCCTGGTCGGTCCGAACGGCTCCGGCAAGACCACGGCGATCAACGTGATCTCCGGCCTCTATGCGCCCGATGGCGGCGAGGTCGTGTTCGACGGCGCGTCCTCCGGCGGCGTCGCCTCGCACAAGCTCGTTCACCGCGGCATCAACCGCACCTTCCAGGTGCCAAAGCCGTTCCTGTCGCTCACGGTGCGCGAGAACATCCAGGTGGCACTGGCCTATGGCGGCGCGACCGGCACGCCGCCGTCGATCGCCGAGCTGCTCGAGGATTTTAGACTGAAGGAGGTCGCCGACCGTCCTGCGGCCGATCTCAACAGCGCGCAGCAGAAGATGCTCGATCTCACCCGCGCGCTCGCCACGCGCCCGCGGCTCCTGCTGCTCGACGAACTCGCGGCCGGCCTCAACCCGGCGGAGCTCGACTGGATCGCCGGCCGCATCAAGGCCTTGGCCGCGACCGGCATTGCGATCATCGTGGTCGAGCATCTGATGGGCTTCATCGAGCAGATCACCGACCGCGTCATCGTGCTCAATGCGGGCAAGGAGATCTTCGAAGGTACGCTCGCGACCGCGGTGCGCGAGCCGCAGGTGATCGAGGTGTTCCTGGGAGGCGAGCATGCTCACTGATGCAACGTCGCTTCTGGACGCCAAGGGCGTCGATGCCGGCTACGGCACCATGCAGGTGTTGTGGGGCGTCGATCTCGACGTCCGCCCCGGCGAGACCGTGCTGCTGCTCGGCGCCAACGGCGCCGGCAAGACCACCTTCCTGAAGTCGCTGGTCGGCCTGATCGAAGCCCGCAGCGGCCACATCAAGCTCGGCGGCGAGGACATCACCAGGATGCGATCGTCCGACCGCATGAAGCGCGGCATGACCTATATGTCGGAGCTCGCGGTGTTTCCCGATCTGTCGATCGAGGAGAACATCCGCGTCGGCGCGCAGGCGCTCGGCCATGTCAATCCGGGCGCGCGGGTCGACGAACTGTACGGCCTGTTTCCGGTGCTGCGCGACAAGCGCCGCGACCCGGCCTCCAGCCTGTCCGGCGGTCAACGCAAGATGCTGGGCATCGCCAAGGCGCTGTCGGCCGAGCCGAAGCTGCTGGTTATGGACGAGCCTTCGGCCGGGCTGTCGCCGCTGTTCGTCAAGGAGGTGCTTCGCGCCTTGTCGAGCCTGCAGGGCCGCGGACTGGCGCTCTTGATCGCCGAGCAAAATATCGGTTTCCTTGAGATTGCCACCCGCGTATTCGTGCTGGAAGGCGGGCGGATCCGCTTCTCCGGCACAGTTGCCGAGATGAGCGGCAATGAAGAGCTGCACCGGGCCTATTTCGGGTTGAAGTGATGCCGGCGCACCGGTCTGGAAATCGGCGCCGGTTCGCGCGACAATCAGCTGCAAGACCTTCTGAATTGCAAGCCAGCAAGCCGTGAAGTGCAAGCCGTAAAGTGAAAGCCATGCCGAAAAATCCGACACTCGCCTCCCTTGCCGCCGACCTCGCCAGCGGCGCGACCTCCGCCCGCAAGCTAGTCGAGCAATGCATTGGCAGGATCGCCGATCCGTCGGGCGAGGGCCAGCGCGCCTTCATCCATGTCGACCGCGACGCCGCGCTGGAAGCCGCCGACGCCATGGACCGGCTGCGCAAGGCCAATGCGGCGCCGTCACCCTTTGCCGGCATCCCGGTCTCGATCAAGGACCTGTTCGACATCAAGGGGCAGGTGACGCGCGCAGGCTCCCGGGCGCTGGATGATTCCGCGCCGGCGGATGCCGATGCGCCTGCCGTGGCACGGCTCAAGCGCGCCGGCTTCGTCGTGATCGGCCGCACCAACATGACCGAATTCGCCTATTCCGGCATCGGCATCAATCCGCATTACGGTACGCCGAAGAGCGCCTGGAACCGGAGCGTCGGCCATGTGCCCGGCGGCTCGTCCTCGGGCGCGGCGGTCTCGATCGCCGACGGCATGGCATTCGGCGCGCTCGGCACCGACACCGGCGGCTCCTGCCGGATCCCGGCCGCCTTCAACGGCATCGTCGGTTACAAGCCGACGCAGCGCCGGATTCCGCTCGATGGCGGCGTGCCGCTGTCGTTCACTCTCGACAGCTACGGCCCGCTGGCGAATTCAGTCGCCTGCTGTGCCGCGCTCGACGCGGTGCTGGCCGACGAGCCGGTGACGCCGATCGTCCCGCGCCCGGTCAAGGGCATGCGGCTCGCGGTGCCGACCACAGTCGTGCTCGACGACCTCGACGATGCCGTTGCAAAGACCTTCGAGCGCGCGCTGGCGACGTTGTCACGCGCCGGCGCGTTGATCGAACGGATCGAGGTGCCCGAGCTGCTCGATGTCGGCGTGATGAACACCAAGGGCGGGTTTTCCGCGGCCGAGAGCTATGCCTGGCACCGCTTCCTGCTGGCCAGCAAGGGCGACATCTACGATCCCCGCGTCGCGGTACGGATCCAGCGCGGCGAGGGATTTCTTGCCGCCGACTATATCGACATCATCAACGCGCGGCGGTCGTTCATCGCCCGGACCGAGGCGCGCATCGCGCCCTATGACGCGATGGTGCTGCCGACCACGGCCAACCTGCCGCCGACCATCGCCAGCCTCGCCGACGACAAGGCGTTCGCCACGGAGAATTTGCGCGCGCTGCGCAACCCCTCGCTGATCAACGTGCTCGATGGCTGCGCCATCTCGCTGCCCGCCCATCGCGACGGCGAGGCGCCGGTCGGCCTGATGCTCGCCGCCGCGGGCGGTTCGGATCGCCGCATCTTCGAGCTTGCCGCCGGAATGGAGACCGTCATCCGTGTTTGATCTCACCTTCAATGTCGACGACAAGGGCGTCGCGACGCCGCTCACGCTCGAAATCAAACAGGCCGTGATCGCCGGCTGGACCGGCCGCGATCCGGTGGCGCGCGACAAGCATATCGCCGAGCTCGAGGCGCTCGGCATCGCGCGGCCCGCGACGACGCCGATCTATTACCGCTGCTCGGCGCGCCGGCTGACCTTCGCCGACACGATCGAGGTCTGCGGCGAGGATTCGAGCGGCGAGGTCGAGTTCGTGCTGATCGGCTGGCAGGGCCGCACCTTCGTCGGCTGCGGCTCCGACCATACCGACCGCAAGGTCGAGAGCTACAGCGTCACGGTGTCGAAGCAGATGTGCGACAAGCCTGTCGCGGCCGAACTGTGGGAGCTCGAGGACGTCATCGATCATTGGGACCAGCTGATCCTGCGGTCCTGGGCCGTGATCGGCGGCCAGCGCGTGCTCTACCAGGAAGGCACGCTCGATCACATGCTGCCGGTAAAGGACCTGATCGCGCGCGGCTTCGACCAGGGCGCGCTGCCCGACGGCTGCGCCATGTTCGGCGGCACCTTCGCGGCCAAGGGCGGCATCCGCCCCGCCAGCCGCTTCGAGTTCGAGCTGCAAGACCCCGTGCTGAAGCGCAAGATTAGCCACGGCTACGACGTGGTGACGCTGCCGGTCAGGGGCTGATTTCCTTCCGCGCGTGATCCTGTTGAGATCTGGGTGGTACTTTCTCCGCGCGTCGTCCCTGCGAAAGCAGGGACCCATAACCACAGGCCGAGGTGGTTGGCACGCTGTGGCCCCAGCTTTCCAAAGCAACAGATGACGGT from Bradyrhizobium sp. B124 includes:
- a CDS encoding DUF2848 domain-containing protein, whose product is MFDLTFNVDDKGVATPLTLEIKQAVIAGWTGRDPVARDKHIAELEALGIARPATTPIYYRCSARRLTFADTIEVCGEDSSGEVEFVLIGWQGRTFVGCGSDHTDRKVESYSVTVSKQMCDKPVAAELWELEDVIDHWDQLILRSWAVIGGQRVLYQEGTLDHMLPVKDLIARGFDQGALPDGCAMFGGTFAAKGGIRPASRFEFELQDPVLKRKISHGYDVVTLPVRG
- a CDS encoding ABC transporter ATP-binding protein translates to MLTDATSLLDAKGVDAGYGTMQVLWGVDLDVRPGETVLLLGANGAGKTTFLKSLVGLIEARSGHIKLGGEDITRMRSSDRMKRGMTYMSELAVFPDLSIEENIRVGAQALGHVNPGARVDELYGLFPVLRDKRRDPASSLSGGQRKMLGIAKALSAEPKLLVMDEPSAGLSPLFVKEVLRALSSLQGRGLALLIAEQNIGFLEIATRVFVLEGGRIRFSGTVAEMSGNEELHRAYFGLK
- a CDS encoding branched-chain amino acid ABC transporter permease, producing MHNASKHLLFILAPLVVVFALLPGVYQNHLLLFNFVIFLILAQGVNIIYGFTGYLPFGYVGFFGAGAYGFAIMVMHLQTPAPLAVLVGGVVAVALGLLLTPLLRLSGAYFAIANLAASLAVLHFVANPALEGITKGPYGVSLTGTFNPTHAYYAAVVVMALTVGAVIYLKNSPFGLALQAVREDAVSASMAGVNIIKMRVIAWLASALVAGLAGGIYAWYVSVFYPDNVFSGEFSIFAIVFALFGGVATITGPIVGVLILYGIYNLIGFTTPQYFQLIYGLLIMGLVLFLPAGLVSLATRRGWHVP
- a CDS encoding amidase, with the translated sequence MPKNPTLASLAADLASGATSARKLVEQCIGRIADPSGEGQRAFIHVDRDAALEAADAMDRLRKANAAPSPFAGIPVSIKDLFDIKGQVTRAGSRALDDSAPADADAPAVARLKRAGFVVIGRTNMTEFAYSGIGINPHYGTPKSAWNRSVGHVPGGSSSGAAVSIADGMAFGALGTDTGGSCRIPAAFNGIVGYKPTQRRIPLDGGVPLSFTLDSYGPLANSVACCAALDAVLADEPVTPIVPRPVKGMRLAVPTTVVLDDLDDAVAKTFERALATLSRAGALIERIEVPELLDVGVMNTKGGFSAAESYAWHRFLLASKGDIYDPRVAVRIQRGEGFLAADYIDIINARRSFIARTEARIAPYDAMVLPTTANLPPTIASLADDKAFATENLRALRNPSLINVLDGCAISLPAHRDGEAPVGLMLAAAGGSDRRIFELAAGMETVIRV
- a CDS encoding ABC transporter ATP-binding protein, translating into MSPEQNSILKVSKLVKRFGGFHALDGLSFHVVPGEILGLVGPNGSGKTTAINVISGLYAPDGGEVVFDGASSGGVASHKLVHRGINRTFQVPKPFLSLTVRENIQVALAYGGATGTPPSIAELLEDFRLKEVADRPAADLNSAQQKMLDLTRALATRPRLLLLDELAAGLNPAELDWIAGRIKALAATGIAIIVVEHLMGFIEQITDRVIVLNAGKEIFEGTLATAVREPQVIEVFLGGEHAH